In the genome of Labeo rohita strain BAU-BD-2019 chromosome 24, IGBB_LRoh.1.0, whole genome shotgun sequence, one region contains:
- the hhla2b.2 gene encoding HERV-H LTR-associating protein 2 isoform X2 encodes MKLFFLLWILPVTLGDTHITCIYSEECMLPCTSTHLDIIHWYLDKKAVHSYYNNQDQLGYQHKDYKGRTSLFSQPEIKNGNVSLLIRNISVQDEGRYRCYAADDRTNDEKYVVVAVEAPAKAVDIRLKDDTVICTTNGVYPEPKVLWSSDPPAVQRPLNTFSQTEDHLFTVTSQLKVDVISNTDTYNCSITTKNARYTATLKQQASEVKNEFIFKCPVPKDFDYTLTLRSSTNILTYDSKTSMKEISEQWRNKVTFHPENGTIILSDLNQEQMGTYTCESTTAHNRYITQAKIQSSGGGIAFILVGIIAAIIIIIIAASGFIVIRRKLSKKSKDTSSTKKTSKPAKEQELQQLNGTTQ; translated from the exons ATGAAGCTGTTTTTCTTGCTGTGGATTCTGCCTGTAACCTTAGGAG ACACTCACATCACCTGTATCTATTCTGAGGAATGCATGTTACCTTGCACATCCACACACCTTGATATCATCCACTGGTATCTGGATAAAAAAGCAGTGCATTCATATTACAACAATCAAGACCAGCTGGGCTATCAGCACAAGGACTACAAGGGAAGAACATCCCTGTTTTCGCaacctgaaattaaaaatggaaatgtaTCACTCTTGATAAGAAACATCAGCGTCCAAGATGAAGGCAGATACAGGTGCTACGCTGCTGATGATAGAACAAATGATGAGAAGTACGTGGTTGTGGCAGTGGAAG cTCCAGCTAAAGCAGTGGATATCAGATTAAAAGATGATACAGTGATCTGCACCACCAATGGAGTTTATCCAGAACCAAAAGTCTTGTGGTCCTCAGACCCTCCAGCAGTTCAGAGGCCACTGAACACTTTCAGCCAAACAGAAGATCACCTGTTTACGGTGACAAGTCAACTTAAAGTGGATGTCATAAGCAATACCGACACATATAACTGCTCGATAACTACTAAAAATGCACGCTATACAGCTACTCTAAAACAACAAG CTTCAGAAGTCAAGAATGAGTTCATTTTCAAATGTCCAGTCCCTAAGGACTTTGACTACACTCTCACCTTGAGATCTTCCACCAACATCCTGACATATGACAGCAAAACCTCTATGAAAGAAATCTCAGAGCAGTGGAGAAACAAAGTTACCTTTCATCCAGAAAACGGAACCATTATACTTTCTGATCTTAATCAAGAACAAATGGGAACATACACATGTGAAAGCACTACAGCCCACAACAGATACATTACACAAGCCAAAATCCAATCAAGTg GTGGGGGAATTGCCTTCATACTTGTCGGCATTATAGCAgccattattataattattattgctgccTCTGGTTTCATTGTAATTAGAAGGAAGTTATCAAAG AAATCTAAAGACACATCAAGCACAAAAAAGACATCAAAACCTGCTAAAGAGCAAGAGTTGCAGCAGTTAAATGGAACAACGCAATAA
- the hhla2b.2 gene encoding HERV-H LTR-associating protein 2 isoform X1, with protein MKLFFLLWILPVTLGDTHITCIYSEECMLPCTSTHLDIIHWYLDKKAVHSYYNNQDQLGYQHKDYKGRTSLFSQPEIKNGNVSLLIRNISVQDEGRYRCYAADDRTNDEKYVVVAVEAPAKAVDIRLKDDTVICTTNGVYPEPKVLWSSDPPAVQRPLNTFSQTEDHLFTVTSQLKVDVISNTDTYNCSITTKNARYTATLKQQAASEVKNEFIFKCPVPKDFDYTLTLRSSTNILTYDSKTSMKEISEQWRNKVTFHPENGTIILSDLNQEQMGTYTCESTTAHNRYITQAKIQSSGGGIAFILVGIIAAIIIIIIAASGFIVIRRKLSKKSKDTSSTKKTSKPAKEQELQQLNGTTQ; from the exons ATGAAGCTGTTTTTCTTGCTGTGGATTCTGCCTGTAACCTTAGGAG ACACTCACATCACCTGTATCTATTCTGAGGAATGCATGTTACCTTGCACATCCACACACCTTGATATCATCCACTGGTATCTGGATAAAAAAGCAGTGCATTCATATTACAACAATCAAGACCAGCTGGGCTATCAGCACAAGGACTACAAGGGAAGAACATCCCTGTTTTCGCaacctgaaattaaaaatggaaatgtaTCACTCTTGATAAGAAACATCAGCGTCCAAGATGAAGGCAGATACAGGTGCTACGCTGCTGATGATAGAACAAATGATGAGAAGTACGTGGTTGTGGCAGTGGAAG cTCCAGCTAAAGCAGTGGATATCAGATTAAAAGATGATACAGTGATCTGCACCACCAATGGAGTTTATCCAGAACCAAAAGTCTTGTGGTCCTCAGACCCTCCAGCAGTTCAGAGGCCACTGAACACTTTCAGCCAAACAGAAGATCACCTGTTTACGGTGACAAGTCAACTTAAAGTGGATGTCATAAGCAATACCGACACATATAACTGCTCGATAACTACTAAAAATGCACGCTATACAGCTACTCTAAAACAACAAG caGCTTCAGAAGTCAAGAATGAGTTCATTTTCAAATGTCCAGTCCCTAAGGACTTTGACTACACTCTCACCTTGAGATCTTCCACCAACATCCTGACATATGACAGCAAAACCTCTATGAAAGAAATCTCAGAGCAGTGGAGAAACAAAGTTACCTTTCATCCAGAAAACGGAACCATTATACTTTCTGATCTTAATCAAGAACAAATGGGAACATACACATGTGAAAGCACTACAGCCCACAACAGATACATTACACAAGCCAAAATCCAATCAAGTg GTGGGGGAATTGCCTTCATACTTGTCGGCATTATAGCAgccattattataattattattgctgccTCTGGTTTCATTGTAATTAGAAGGAAGTTATCAAAG AAATCTAAAGACACATCAAGCACAAAAAAGACATCAAAACCTGCTAAAGAGCAAGAGTTGCAGCAGTTAAATGGAACAACGCAATAA
- the cip2a gene encoding protein CIP2A isoform X1: MDVSTCLKSLLLAIRQYRNNRSALNASQLQKHIEDVSGLKCGGVLFSGQVLPSECLSGLMEVAGDPNTSHVLTGSIISLLAQFASDGEAKEALHSSYNFTGTLAAIIHCNRSTPEEPLVLQCLNVLQRLTYNVRTLHCASHIHELISFLMQHVQSNNDDIVKACLGLMANLCRHDISVQSHIKSQSNVKAFYRALINFLGHNCLTVVVFALSILSSLTLNEEVGQKLFNAKNIHQTFQLIFNITVNGDGTLTRNYAVDLLVDLLKNPKIADYLTKYKHLSVCLSEVLGLLHSKDPDTASKVMELLVSLCSVPVLRKLVCETILRPPAPRLQPGTRKGVQARGSEPSLALVHWVTSPLDGPEQCYMQALSLLAELFEEAIDSSLCSSAQSFVELLLQEVLGLLQSPDSTEGDQMLKKRCLRAGCVVDFLLVLCGDDALRMLVSQRLSPEVCVSQVELLLSYSQDLSGSTCTTSNYHLSQVCSEVVLKTLELMSHLRQQMPDMETSFYRILQDQRMVTPLSLALTSNCREHVQVALRMLFEAAPLPNFPSVILGDSIAANNAYRQKDSELSIRSISANEDVSFVGKSFPTVHAEPSGSAYQSIDSLIEKLQNGVELQEKVRDVHMSEIIDVYEQKLSALACKEGHLQDLLEAKARALSQADRFIAQYRRQRAQAEAEARKLASLLKDTERKKEDLQTELNDHLLEVERLKSDSQQLLEHNSRLQAVADQHQELKGTYNQLLSRYDKSEGMLKELQAAHISLNQQAEGLRKTNEGLKLQQERTLAEVADKEQQIKSLKTDVQEKERKITGLQNDLRRHEEQIHEMEENISILRKELNKTEQARKDTSIKASSLELQKSQLEAKLEKMEEELGKHTQMIAMIHSLSSGKLKGDITANLSL, encoded by the exons ATGGATGTATCAACCTgtttgaagtctcttctgttggCCATTCGTCAATATAGAAACAACAGAAGCGCTTTAAATGCATCACAGCTGCAGAAACACATTGAA GATGTTTCAGGGCTGAAATGTGGTGGAGTGCTGTTTTCTGGTCAGGTGCTGCCCAGCGAGTGTCTGAGTGGACTCATGGAAGTAGCTGGAGATCCCAACACCAGTCACGTGCTGACGGGATCCATTATATCCCTGTTGGCACAGTTTG CTTCTGATGGTGAGGCTAAAGAGGCTCTTCACAGCAGCTACAATTTCACCGGCACTTTGGCGGCCATAATCCACTGCAACAGAAGCACACCAGAAGAACCTCTTGTGCTGCAG TGTCTTAATGTGCTGCAGCGACTGACCTACAACGTGAGGACTCTGCACTGTGCCTCTCACATCCATGAACTCATCAGCTTCCTAATGCAACATGT CCAGTCAAATAATGATGACATTGTAAAGGCCTGCTTGGGCCTGATGGCCAACCTCTGTCGACACGACATTTCCGTGCAGTCACACATCAAATCTCAG AGTAATGTGAAGGCTTTCTACAGAGCTTTGATTAATTTCCTGGGTCATAACTGTTTGACTGTAGTCGTCTTTGCATTGTCCATATTATCAAGTTTAACACTAAATGAAGAAGTTGGGCAGAAG CTCTTTAATGCAAAGAACATTCATCAGACCTTTCAGCTAATATTTAACATCACCGTCAACGGAGATGGCACATTAACCAGAAATTATGCTGTGGACTTATTAGTGGATCTCCTGAAAAACCCCAAAATTGCTGATTACCTGACTAA GTATAAACACCTCTCAGTTTGTCTGTCTGAAGTTCTTGGGCTGTTACACAGCAAAGATCCCGATACTGCATCAAAG GTTATGGAGTTGTTGGTTTCTCTGTGCTCAGTCCCTGTCCTGCGTAAGCTCGTCTGTGAGACGATACTCCGACCTCCAGCCCCTCGACTGCAGCCTGGTACCAGAAAAGGAGTTCAGGCTCGAGGGTCTGAACCGAGTTTAGCGCTCGTCCACTGGGTCACGTCACCTCTGGATGGTCCAGAGCAGTGCTACATGCAGGCTCTGTCGCTGCTGGCTGAGCTTTTTGAA GAGGCGATCGATTCCTCTCTGTGCAGCTCAGCACAGTCGTTTGTAGAGCTCCTCCTGCAGGAAGTGTTGGGTTTGCTGCAGTCACCAGACTCCACTGAAGGAGACCAGATGCTAAAGAAACGCTGTCTGCGTGCAGGCTGTGTTGTTGACTTTCTTTTGG TGCTTTGTGGTGATGATGCCCTGAGGATGCTGGTTTCCCAGCGCCTCAGTCCTGAGGTGTGTGTCTCACAGGTGGAGCTTCTGCTGTCCTACAGTCAGGACCTTTCTGGGTCCACCTGCACTACTTCCAACTACCATCTCAG TCAGGTGTGTTCTGAGGTGGTGCTGAAGACTCTAGAATTGATGAGCCATCTTAGGCAGCAGATGCCAGACATGGAGACGTCCTTCTACAGGATTTTACAG GACCAACGCATGGTGACACCTCTATCATTAGCATTGACATCAAACTGCAGAGAACATGTGCAGGTTGCCCTTCGAATGCTTTTTGAAGCCGCCCCGCTGCCCAATTTCCCCTCCGTCAT tCTGGGGGACAGCATTGCTGCCAATAACGCATATCGTCAGAAGGACAGTGAGTTGTCGATCCGGAGCATTTCTGCTAACGAAGATGTGTCCTTCGTGGGGAAGAGTTTTCCCACGGTGCATGCCGAACCTTCTGGTTCTGCTTACCAAAGTATCGACAGCCTCATCGAGAAGCTTCAGAACGGAGTGGAG TTACAGGAGAAGGTCAGAGATGTACACATGTCTGAGATCATTGATGTGTATGAGCAGAAACTTTCAGCACTAGCG TGCAAAGAGGGCCATCTCCAGGACCTCTTGGAGGCCAAAGCTCGCGCGCTGTCACAGGCTGATCGGTTCATTGCTCAGTACCGCCGTCAGAGAGCTCAGGCGGAAGCTGAg GCACGTAAATTGGCTTCCCTACTCAAAGATACAGAGCGGAAGAAAGAGGATCTGCAGACAGAGTTGAATGATCATCTGTTGGAAGTTGAGAGATTGAAATCTGACAGCCAGCAGCTCTTGGAGCACAATAGTCGTCTGCAGGCAGTCGCTGACCAGCATCAGGAGCTGAAGGGCACCTACAACCAGCTGCTCAGTAG GTATGACAAAAGTGAAGGAATGCTAAAGGAACTGCAGGCTGCCCATATATCTCTTAACCAGCAGGCCGAGGGGCTGAGAAAGACCAATGAGGGATTAAAGCTCCAACAGGAGAG GACTCTTGCAGAGGTGGCAGATAAAGAACAGCAGATAAAGAGCCTAAAGACAGATGTgcaggagaaagagagaaaaataacaG GTCTTCAGAATGATCTGAGGAGACACGAAGAGCAGATCCATGAGATGGAGGAGAATATTTCCATCCTCAGAAAAGAGCTTAATAAGACAGAGCAAGCCAGGAAGGACACCAGCATCAAG GCTTCCTCTCTGGAGCTGCAGAAATCCCAGCTAGAGGCCAAGCTGGAGAAGATGGAGGAAGAACtgggcaaacacacacaaatgatcGCCATGATACACAGTCTCAGCAGCGGCAAACTCAAGGGCGACATCACTGCCAACCTTTCTCTGTAA
- the cip2a gene encoding protein CIP2A isoform X2 produces MDVSTCLKSLLLAIRQYRNNRSALNASQLQKHIEDVSGLKCGGVLFSGQVLPSECLSGLMEVAGDPNTSHVLTGSIISLLAQFASDGEAKEALHSSYNFTGTLAAIIHCNRSTPEEPLVLQCLNVLQRLTYNVRTLHCASHIHELISFLMQHVQSNNDDIVKACLGLMANLCRHDISVQSHIKSQSNVKAFYRALINFLGHNCLTVVVFALSILSSLTLNEEVGQKLFNAKNIHQTFQLIFNITVNGDGTLTRNYAVDLLVDLLKNPKIADYLTKYKHLSVCLSEVLGLLHSKDPDTASKVMELLVSLCSVPVLRKLVCETILRPPAPRLQPGTRKGVQARGSEPSLALVHWVTSPLDGPEQCYMQALSLLAELFEEAIDSSLCSSAQSFVELLLQEVLGLLQSPDSTEGDQMLKKRCLRAGCVVDFLLVLCGDDALRMLVSQRLSPEVCVSQVELLLSYSQDLSGSTCTTSNYHLSQVCSEVVLKTLELMSHLRQQMPDMETSFYRILQDQRMVTPLSLALTSNCREHVQVALRMLFEAAPLPNFPSVILGDSIAANNAYRQKDSELSIRSISANEDVSFVGKSFPTVHAEPSGSAYQSIDSLIEKLQNGVEEKVRDVHMSEIIDVYEQKLSALACKEGHLQDLLEAKARALSQADRFIAQYRRQRAQAEAEARKLASLLKDTERKKEDLQTELNDHLLEVERLKSDSQQLLEHNSRLQAVADQHQELKGTYNQLLSRYDKSEGMLKELQAAHISLNQQAEGLRKTNEGLKLQQERTLAEVADKEQQIKSLKTDVQEKERKITGLQNDLRRHEEQIHEMEENISILRKELNKTEQARKDTSIKASSLELQKSQLEAKLEKMEEELGKHTQMIAMIHSLSSGKLKGDITANLSL; encoded by the exons ATGGATGTATCAACCTgtttgaagtctcttctgttggCCATTCGTCAATATAGAAACAACAGAAGCGCTTTAAATGCATCACAGCTGCAGAAACACATTGAA GATGTTTCAGGGCTGAAATGTGGTGGAGTGCTGTTTTCTGGTCAGGTGCTGCCCAGCGAGTGTCTGAGTGGACTCATGGAAGTAGCTGGAGATCCCAACACCAGTCACGTGCTGACGGGATCCATTATATCCCTGTTGGCACAGTTTG CTTCTGATGGTGAGGCTAAAGAGGCTCTTCACAGCAGCTACAATTTCACCGGCACTTTGGCGGCCATAATCCACTGCAACAGAAGCACACCAGAAGAACCTCTTGTGCTGCAG TGTCTTAATGTGCTGCAGCGACTGACCTACAACGTGAGGACTCTGCACTGTGCCTCTCACATCCATGAACTCATCAGCTTCCTAATGCAACATGT CCAGTCAAATAATGATGACATTGTAAAGGCCTGCTTGGGCCTGATGGCCAACCTCTGTCGACACGACATTTCCGTGCAGTCACACATCAAATCTCAG AGTAATGTGAAGGCTTTCTACAGAGCTTTGATTAATTTCCTGGGTCATAACTGTTTGACTGTAGTCGTCTTTGCATTGTCCATATTATCAAGTTTAACACTAAATGAAGAAGTTGGGCAGAAG CTCTTTAATGCAAAGAACATTCATCAGACCTTTCAGCTAATATTTAACATCACCGTCAACGGAGATGGCACATTAACCAGAAATTATGCTGTGGACTTATTAGTGGATCTCCTGAAAAACCCCAAAATTGCTGATTACCTGACTAA GTATAAACACCTCTCAGTTTGTCTGTCTGAAGTTCTTGGGCTGTTACACAGCAAAGATCCCGATACTGCATCAAAG GTTATGGAGTTGTTGGTTTCTCTGTGCTCAGTCCCTGTCCTGCGTAAGCTCGTCTGTGAGACGATACTCCGACCTCCAGCCCCTCGACTGCAGCCTGGTACCAGAAAAGGAGTTCAGGCTCGAGGGTCTGAACCGAGTTTAGCGCTCGTCCACTGGGTCACGTCACCTCTGGATGGTCCAGAGCAGTGCTACATGCAGGCTCTGTCGCTGCTGGCTGAGCTTTTTGAA GAGGCGATCGATTCCTCTCTGTGCAGCTCAGCACAGTCGTTTGTAGAGCTCCTCCTGCAGGAAGTGTTGGGTTTGCTGCAGTCACCAGACTCCACTGAAGGAGACCAGATGCTAAAGAAACGCTGTCTGCGTGCAGGCTGTGTTGTTGACTTTCTTTTGG TGCTTTGTGGTGATGATGCCCTGAGGATGCTGGTTTCCCAGCGCCTCAGTCCTGAGGTGTGTGTCTCACAGGTGGAGCTTCTGCTGTCCTACAGTCAGGACCTTTCTGGGTCCACCTGCACTACTTCCAACTACCATCTCAG TCAGGTGTGTTCTGAGGTGGTGCTGAAGACTCTAGAATTGATGAGCCATCTTAGGCAGCAGATGCCAGACATGGAGACGTCCTTCTACAGGATTTTACAG GACCAACGCATGGTGACACCTCTATCATTAGCATTGACATCAAACTGCAGAGAACATGTGCAGGTTGCCCTTCGAATGCTTTTTGAAGCCGCCCCGCTGCCCAATTTCCCCTCCGTCAT tCTGGGGGACAGCATTGCTGCCAATAACGCATATCGTCAGAAGGACAGTGAGTTGTCGATCCGGAGCATTTCTGCTAACGAAGATGTGTCCTTCGTGGGGAAGAGTTTTCCCACGGTGCATGCCGAACCTTCTGGTTCTGCTTACCAAAGTATCGACAGCCTCATCGAGAAGCTTCAGAACGGAGTGGAG GAGAAGGTCAGAGATGTACACATGTCTGAGATCATTGATGTGTATGAGCAGAAACTTTCAGCACTAGCG TGCAAAGAGGGCCATCTCCAGGACCTCTTGGAGGCCAAAGCTCGCGCGCTGTCACAGGCTGATCGGTTCATTGCTCAGTACCGCCGTCAGAGAGCTCAGGCGGAAGCTGAg GCACGTAAATTGGCTTCCCTACTCAAAGATACAGAGCGGAAGAAAGAGGATCTGCAGACAGAGTTGAATGATCATCTGTTGGAAGTTGAGAGATTGAAATCTGACAGCCAGCAGCTCTTGGAGCACAATAGTCGTCTGCAGGCAGTCGCTGACCAGCATCAGGAGCTGAAGGGCACCTACAACCAGCTGCTCAGTAG GTATGACAAAAGTGAAGGAATGCTAAAGGAACTGCAGGCTGCCCATATATCTCTTAACCAGCAGGCCGAGGGGCTGAGAAAGACCAATGAGGGATTAAAGCTCCAACAGGAGAG GACTCTTGCAGAGGTGGCAGATAAAGAACAGCAGATAAAGAGCCTAAAGACAGATGTgcaggagaaagagagaaaaataacaG GTCTTCAGAATGATCTGAGGAGACACGAAGAGCAGATCCATGAGATGGAGGAGAATATTTCCATCCTCAGAAAAGAGCTTAATAAGACAGAGCAAGCCAGGAAGGACACCAGCATCAAG GCTTCCTCTCTGGAGCTGCAGAAATCCCAGCTAGAGGCCAAGCTGGAGAAGATGGAGGAAGAACtgggcaaacacacacaaatgatcGCCATGATACACAGTCTCAGCAGCGGCAAACTCAAGGGCGACATCACTGCCAACCTTTCTCTGTAA